The nucleotide sequence GGCTGTGAGGTGACCTCGATGGTACCTTTGTGAAGCGTCAGGATACGTTTCACCAGCGCCAGTCCAATGCCATACCCTTTACGATCCTGCGTAGTGGTAATACGGTAGAAGGTGTCGAATAGCAACGGAATGTGTTCGGCATCAATCCCTACCCCCTGATCCTGAAAATGCAGCAACAATCGGTTGCTTTCAATTTCTATGCGGACAACCGCCTGCTGATTGGACGAGTATTTGCAGGCATTTTCCATGAGGTTGATGAACGCGGTGCGGAGTAGCCCCTCATCTCCCCTGATAAGAAGTTGCTCTTCGTTCTCGGGCTCCTGATCGTACCGGATTTCTACCTCGTAGCCGGGGTATTTGTGGGTGACGTGGGCCTGGGCCTGCCACAGGATTTCGTCGGCTCGCACTTTGCGCAGAGCGGTCTGGCCGGCGTCGGTCCGGGCCAGCTCCAGTAAATTATTTACCAATTCGCTCAGTTCTTTCACTTCATCCAGTACCCTCGATAAGGTTTCCTGGTAGGCCGCGCCGGTACGCTCTTTCATTAAGGCTACTTCTACTTCACCCATCATGACCGCCAGCGGGGTGCGAAGCTCGTGTGAGGCGTGAGAGACAAAGCTCCGTTGCACCGTAAAAGCCAATTCGAGGCGGCTGAGCATCTGGTTGAAAGTCATCGAAAGTTGGGCCAGTTCGTCTTTTCCATTCCCTACCCGCAGACGGTCGTGCAGATTACCCGCCGATATATTGTTGACCTGGTCGATGATTTCCGAAACGGGCCGCAGGGCGTCCTTAGAGAAAATCCATCCCGCTCCACTTACCAGAATAAGGCTAAGCAGCCAGCCAAGGGCCAGTATATCCCGTAGGCGGTTGAGCTTATTGAGGCCGATCAGGTCGGTGGCGTAGGCCACCACTACCCAGCGTGGTTCACCTACCTCGTGCACGTGCCGTAGCATCACGACTTCCCTGTTGCCTTGCCGGAACTGCTGCTCCTGCCCCTGCCGCACCTGCTCCAGTATTTGTTTGGAAATCGGAAACAGGTCTTTCCCACTGTCAAATATCACCGAATCCTGGCTATCGTAGATCGTGATTTCTTCTCCCAGCAATATAGCGCTGTTGGCCTCCTCAATCTGTTTAATTTCTGCTTCGGTAATGCCATTGACATCTTCCAGCAGACGTATAATAGTCGTTGCCCGTTCGGTGAGGTACGAAAAAAATTGCTGCTCGCGGTACTGGTCGTAGAAAAAGTAGATAGCCACACAGAAAAACAGCATAATGGAAGCCACCAGCAGCGTGAACAGCATCGTAAGGCGGGCCTTGATGTTCATTCTTCTTTGAGGATATACCCCATGCCAACTACCGTGTGGATCAGCCGGACGGAGAATTCTTTATCTACTTTCTTTCGTAAAAAATTGATATATACATCGATGACATTCGTACCCGTATCGAAGTGAATGTCCCATACTTTTTCGGCAATATCAATCCGGGATACCACCCGGTTACGGTTGCGCATCAGGTATTCCAGCAAGGCGAATTCCTTGGCGGTGAGGTCGATATGCTTGCCGCCACGCCTGGCTATTTTTTCATCTAGATTCAGTTCCAGGTCGGCCACCGTAAGCAGATGGTTGGGGCCATCGGTGCGGGTACCCCGCCGTGCCAGTACCTTGAGCCGGGCAATGAATTCACGAAACTCGAAGGGTTTTACCAGGTAGTCGTCGGCGCCCGAGTCGAAGCCCTGTAATTTGTCCTCTACCGTACCTAGGGCGGTCAGCATCAGGATGGGCGTAGTTAGGCCGTCCTGCCGGAGCAGCATAGCCAGATCGAGGCCGTTGAGGTAGGGCAGGTTTACATCCAGTACCAGCACATCGTAGGCATTGGAGTTAGCCATGGCTTTTCCCATGCGTCCATCATAGGCAATATCCACTTCCCAGGCTTGCTCTTCCAGTCCACGCTTAATAAAGCCAGCCAATTTGGGTTCATCTTCAACGACAAGTACTTTCATTTTAGTAGAGTTGTATAAGGCAGAAAACCGGCACCCGTCGGTGCCTGCTGCTACCTTTTCATGGTAAAATTTCGAAAAATTACTGGGACAAACGACCGAAATATAACATAACATGGGGACATCCTGACAGCAGCGACCTCAATGCCGTTAAAACCTCCCTACCCAGGCCCCACCTTGGGGATTCCCTAAGGTATTAATACCTTACCACAACAATAACCCTGCCTATAACTGGAAAAAGGATCGTCCCGGTGCGTTAAGGTACCCTTACCTAGAAAAGAAGATTTCACCAATAGGCTACCTCATTGGAAGGTACCCACCGATAAAGGTACGTCCCGCCCACTTCATTTATTGGCTTTTGGATTGTATTTAATGTTGGCAAAAAAGCGCGTCAGGCCATCCTGATCGTTCTGATCCTCCATCCAGTTCACCATAGCCTGCCGGAACTTCACCATGGTGGACTTATTGGCCGGGTTGGTAGCCAGGTTTGTGAGTTCGTAAGGGTCTTTGTCCAAGTCATACAATTCCTCAGCGGGTCGGTGCTGGTAGTCGTGCACAAGTTTGGCGGCCTTTGGGTCGGTCTTCGCCTTCTCGAGCCAGCTTTCCCAGTAGTCCCGGCCGTCTTGCGGCTTGGCGTTGGTGATGTGGGTGGTGTAGGTGCGGTCTGGTTCGAGGTTCATGATGTACTTCAGGCCGCGCGTCCGGATGCTGCGAATGGGGTAGTAGTTGAAATTCCCGTAGCGCGTATCGGCCGTGTAGGTGGTAAAAATCGTATCGCGATGGGCGTTTTTTTGACCAAGCAGCACGGGCAGAAAACTCCGGCCATCCAATCCGTCCGGTACTTGTCCGCCGCTGGCTTCCAGCAGAGTGGGCAGAATATCCAGCAAAGGTACCATGGCATCAGTGGTCGCGTTGGGTGCCACCCGGCCCGGCCAGCGCACCAGCATAGGTACCCGAATGCCCTGATCGTAAAGATTCCACTTGCCGTGGGGCCACTGCGGACCGTTGTCGGTGGTATAAATAAACAGTGTGTTATCGCCATAGCCATACTTCTTCATGGACGCCAGGCACTGGCCCAGCGTCTTGTCCATGTCAGTAACGTCGGTAAAATACTTCGCCCGTACCTCACGGGTCACGTCCGTATCGATCATGAAGGGCGGCAGATCCACGGTTTTGGGGTCATAGCCTTCCAAATTAGGCCAGGGTACGTGGGGGTTGTCGGTGGCTACCACCAGAAACAGCGGCTTCTGGTTGGGTTTGGCCGAGGCAGCCAGTACCGAATCGATTACCTGATAGTCCTGGTCTCTCTTTTTCAGGTACACGTAGGGGTACGCCGAGCGGGGCCAGACATGGTCCTTGCCGGCCAGGATGGTCTGGTACCCCAGCGTCTGCATGTATACGGGCAGGGTCTTTATGCCGGCGTTGATTTTGCTATGGTTAGGATGCGCCCCGTTACGGGCGGGCATCAGTCCGGTGTTGAGCACCGCCCGGGAAGGTACACAGTTGGGCGTGTTGCAGAACGCGTGGGTGAAGCGCAGGCTTTCCTTCGCCAGTGCATCCAGATTCGGCGTTCGCACGACTTTGGCCCCGGCAAAGCCGGAATCCTCATAGCCGTGATCATCGGAAATAAACAGAATGATGTGGGGGAGTGCCGCATTGGGGCGAGTGGATGATTGCTTTTCGAATGGCCCGTCCGAGGGCTTAACAGGCATAAAGGCTAGCAGACCTAAAACGACAAGGGCCGCACCAGCGGACCCGAGTAGTGTAAAAAAACGAAAATTCATACAACACTTTTTATGATAAATGGGTCTGGATTCTTCTTTCGGGACTCAATAAAGTAGTCCAGCCAGCCAAGGTACCAACCGACATCGTACTAAAAAGCGGCCCACAAAGTCGATCTACTTCCAGGAGTTTGGGATGCAAACAGGTGAATGCTGAACCGGGATGTAGAAAAAGAATACCTCCCGGCTTTGAATGTACAGCCTAAGAAGTTGTACAATATCGGCTAATGATAAATACAAAATAAAAGGTACCCTACTCAATTCCCCGTCCAATCCGGCCAGCGGCCGGGGGTGTACGGAGCATTGTTCAGTTCTAGCGTCTTTTCCAATGTACCTATTTCCTGATCCATTTTCTTCATATCCTCCAGCAGCGCCGTAAACTGTTTGGCGGCCAGGGTGTAGGAATCCTTATAGGTTTGGGTCACCGGGGCCAGGGTACTATTCATGCTGGAGGTGAAGTCCGCGATGCGGCTACCGATGCCCGGCAGGGTTTCAAACTGCCGCTGCGCCCGGGTATCGTCGCCATTCAGGTCCGTTTTCAGGCGTTGGAGTTCCTGGTTGAGTCGGTAGGCAGTTTCCAATAGGGGCTTGGCGGGTGCGGGCATATCCAGAATGGCCGTACCGATGGCGCTGAGTCGGGTATCCATCTGCCGCAGCAGGTCGCTGGCGGCCGTGACGGCCTTACGCAGTTCGGCGGCTTTGCTGTTGAAGGCCGCGTTCTCGGTGGGGTTGAGCGGCAGGCTGCTCTGGTCCAGCAGGGTACAGTCAAAAGTAACCGGACCGGCCAGTTCAGTAAGGGTACCATCTTCGTACTTTGCCAGCGAGACGGTGTACTGACCCGGCGGCGCGAGGTACCCTGTTTCGGCGCTGCCGAAAAGCTGGTCGGGCTGGGGCGTGTAGCGGTTCTGTACCGGAGCGGGGGTACCGTAGCGAAAATCCCACACCAGCCGTTTCAGGCCTTTTTTGGCGGGCGCTTTTAAATGCCGCACTACCTTGCCCGCCTGATCTTTAACCGTAAAGAGCAGGTAAGGATCGGGTTGATTGTCTTCCAGGCGCAGGCTGTCGAGGCTGGGGTAGTATACGCTCTGTTTGCGATCCAGCATGGTCTTTTCAGCTTCCTGGCGCTTGTCTTTCAAGGTTTTGATATCGTCTTTGAGGTAGTAGGTAAACACCGCGCCCACGGGTGGATTGGGCGTGGAAAAGTAGCTGCTGCCGAGGTGCCCCTTGTCGCGCAGACCCAGTGGGAAGCGCTCCACGTACATCAGGCTTTTTTTGATCGGGAATAGCCGGGCCGTTTGATCGAGTTCTTCTTTTTTGAGTTTGCGTAGCAGCGAATAATCGTCCAGAATATAAAAACCCCGGCCGAAGGTAGCCAGCACGAGGTCATTCTCCCGGCGCTGAATCTCAATGTCCCGCACGGCCGCCGTGGGTAGCCCACCCTTCAATTGGAGCCAGTTTTGTCCGCCGCTGTTGCTGAAAAATACGCCAAACTCGGTACCTACAAATAGCAGATCAGGATCGACATGGTCTTCGGCGATCGTGTATACGCTGCCGCGCGCGGGTAGGTCGGCCTGAATGGCCTTCCAGCTTTTGCCGCTGTCCGTAGTTTTCAATACATAAGGCTTGAAGTCGCTGTCACGGTGGTTGTTGAAGCATACGTAGGCCGTGTTTTTATCGTGCAGCGAAGCGATGATCTGGTGCACGTAGGTTTGCTTGGGTACCCCCGGCAGGTTGTCGAACTTCTGCCAGTTTTTCCCTCCGTCCGTCGTCCGCTGAATCAGGCCGTCGTCGGTACCCACCCACAACAGATCGGGGTCTAATTTGGATTCGGCAATGGTGGTGAGCTGCCCGTAGATATCGGTACTGCCGTTTTTGGCAATGGCATCCACCGACCACACGCGGCCCATCACTTCCATCTTGTTGCGGTCCGTCTGCCGGCTCAGATCTGGACTGATGATGGTCCACGAATTGCCCCGGTCGTCAGTACGGTACACGCGGTTGGAGCCGCTGTATAGGCGGGAATTGCTGTGTTGACTGATCAACAATGGCGCGTCCCAGTTCCAGCGCACGGCTTCCTGCCCTTCCAGTTCCACAGGCCGGATGGACAGGTACTCCCCGCTTTTGCGGTCGAACCGCTGCAAGCCGCCGTATTGACTCTGGGCGTAGATGAGGTCCGAGTTGGACTGATCCACCTGAGTTTCGAAGCCATCACCGATGGAAGTCACGTACCAGTCGGCGTTGGTGATGCCGTTGGCCGAAGTCGTGCGACTGGGGCCGCCAAGGCTTAGGTTATCCTGGGTACCTCCGTGCACCCCGTAGAACGGGTAGGCATTGTCGGTCGCTACCTTGTAGAATTGCGTGACCGGTAGGTTGGATTTGAAGTCCCAGGTTTTGGCAAAATCGTAGCTTTCATATACCCCTCCGTCGCAACCTACCATAAGGTGATCGCCATCCTTGGGGTCGATCCAGATGCAGTGGTTATCGACGTGTTTGTTGAGTTCACCCAGATTACTGACGGTCTTGCCCCCATCCTGACTGACTTTATAGTAGGTGTCGGTAATGAAAATACGGTCCACGTTGGTGGGGTCGCAGGTGATTTCCTGGTAGTAATTGCCCGATGAAAAATAGGGGTTCCGCTTCTCCCAGCTCGCGCCCTGATCCATAGAGCGGTAGATACCTCCCTTGTCGTCGGGAGCCTCGACAACAGTATATAGCACGTTCGGATTAACCGGACTAATCGCCAGGCCGATGCGGCCGATGTCGCCGCCGGGCAGGCCGCCTTCCAGTTTTTTCCAGGTAGTGCCGCCATCGGTGGATTTATACAGGGCCGATTCCGGCCCGCCGCCGATGTAGGTGTACACCTTCCGCATGCGCTGGTGAAAGGCCGCGTAGAGCACATTGGGATCGCGGGGATCCATGACCAGGTCGTTGCAGCCTGTGTAATCGCTGACCGATTTTACGTTAGTCCAGGTAGCTCCGCCGTCGGTGGATTTGAAGACGCCCCGGTCACCGCCCTCGCTCCATACCGGCCCGTAGGCCCCTACATAGACAATATCCGGATTGGTGGGATGCACAATGACTTCAGAGATATGCTCCGAATTTTTCAACCCCATATTTTTCCAGGTTTTCCCGGCATCCTCACTTTTGTAGATCCCATCGCCGTAGGATACCGAGCGCTGGTTGTTATTTTCACCGCTACCTACCCACACGATACTTGGGTTGGTAGGTGCCAGCGTGACGCAGCCGATGGAATACGAGCCCTGGCTGTCGAACAGCGGCCTGAAGGTAACACCGTGGTTGGACGTTTTCCAGACTCCCCCCGCCGAGGTGGCTACGTAGTACTCACTATTGTTTTGTGGATTGATGGCAAAATCGGAAATACGGCCGGAAGTGACCGCCGGACCGATGGACCGAAATTTTAAGCCCGAAAAGGTTTCGGTAGAAAAAGCATCGGGCTTTTTTTCGGGTGTTGCCGCCTTTTTCTGGCCCAAAACGAGCAGTGAAGTGAGGGAAAGCAACAGGCAGAGGGAAAGTCGGGAGAAGTGTTGCATCGGGTAAATAGTTGAGGGTTTGGAAATTCAGCAGTTTGGTACAGGGTACCTGTCGCGCGGACAGTGATACAAGAGCAATCTCTGTCTTTCCAAATATACAAATTTATTCAGGCTGTAAAATAAGACTTTTAACCACTGTTGAAATCCGGTAAAGTACCTACCCTCATGCAAAAAGCCCGGTTCGTCAAAGTGAACCGGGCTTTTTGCGCAGATGTTGATTTAACCTACCCCTTCACGTAGGTAGTACCATACGGGGCCCGCTGCGGGCGCGACAGCATGGCGTTGGCCTCTTTATCATTGATAAATTGCTCCTTTTTGGGGTCCCATTTTAACTTACGGCCCAGCTTCATAGCGGTATGCGCCAAAAGACAGGCCGAGCAGGAACGCTGGGCGATTTCAACGTGGCTGATCGTCTGTTTGTCGTTCTGGATGCATTCCAGCCAGTTGCGGTGCTGCTCGGGGCTTTCGTACAGGTGAATTTCGTTGGGTCCAATCACCGAACCCAGGATTTTCTTATCACTGGCCTTGAAGGCCTCATTCTCTTTGGCAGACTCGGCCATGCCGGGGTCGGAAGCCGTAACGCCCACATTACCGCGCGACACGAAAATCCAGCCATCGGTACCTTCGAATTTTATGCCATTGGGATTATCGCCGCCGATTTCCATGACCACGCCATTGGCATATTTGGAAAGAACCAGGAAGCTGCCATGCACATCCCACAGGCCCGAGCCGGGCAGTGGGAAGGCAGCAAAACCATCGATTTCGACCGGCCCGGTCAACTCGGTATCCATGCCCCAGTGGGCGATGTCGAGGTGGTGCGATCCCCAACCCGTGATCATGCCCGCGCCGAACTGCTCCAGCCGGAGCCAGCCGCCACGGCCCGAAAGACTGTCTTGTGGATGCACACGATCCAGCGTATAAGGTACCTCCGGGGTGGATCCCAGCCACATATTGTAATTGAGATTGGGGGGTACGGGCATCGGATTAGGGTTGCCGCCGGGAGGATCACCGGGTAGTCCGATGTAAACCTTTTTCAGCTCCCCAATGCGGCCGTTTCGAACCAGCTCGCAGGTACGCTTGAACTGCGGCCAGGGATCCATAGACCGCTGCTGACTCCCTAGCTGAAATTTAATGCCTTTTTTCTGCACCATGTCGCTCAGCATACGCCCTTCCTGAATGGTCAGCGAGGTAGGCTTCTGCATGTAGACGTGCTTACCGGCCACGGCCGCTTCCATGGCGGGTTGGGCATGCCAGTGGTCGGGCGTGCTGATGATGACAGCGTCGATGTCTTTCCGGGCCAGAAGTTCTTTGTAGTCGTCGTACATCTGCACGTCCACGTAGTTCTCCTTACCCGTTTTGTCGGCGTATTTTTTCTCGATCCACTTTTTGCCCATCGCCAGCCGGTTTTTGTCCAGGTCGGCGACAGCCATCACGTGAGCGACTTCGTTTTTCATGGTTTCGGGCAGATCGTGTCCACTGGAAATGCGGCCAAAGCCGATCTGACCGATATGGATCTTGTTACTGGGCGCATTCTTGCCAAATACGCTCGCCGGCACGATCGTCGGAAACATGGATGCCGCGATGATTCCGGCCGTCCCGGTGGCGGTGGACTTCAGGAAAGCGCGACGATTTTGATGGGTACCTTTCATTGTATTTTTGGTTAAAATTTAGGAAATAGCTACTGACTCAGGTTAGTGGGTAGCTAATGGTAGTTACGTATTTTGAATTCAATAAAGGCAACTCAATGGAATCAAAAATCCAATTGCTAGCTGCCAAAATCCCTGGGTTTCACTTAAAAACCTATCGAATTTCCCCCATCGACGGGCAGTGAAATGCCCGTGATGAACTTGGCGGCATTCGATGCCAGAAAAACTGCCGCCCAGCCGATGTCGTCGGGCTTGCCCCAGGTACCCATCGGCGTGCGATCCATGGCTTTGTCGCGGCGGGCCGGGTCGCCATTCATGGCGGTGAGCATCATGGGGGTTTCTATAAAACCCGGCGCGATGCCGTTTATCCTCACATGATGTGGAGAAAATTCGGTCGCCAGGGCTTTCACCATACCCGCCACCGCCGATTTGGACGACGAGTAGGCTACCACGCGATCAATGCCGTACAAGGCTGCCATCGAGGTAATCATGATGATGGAGCCTGATTTCCGTTCAATCATGCGTTTACCACATTCGCGGGTGATGGCAAACACGGCGTGGAGATTGGTTTGTAAGATCCGGTCAAAGTCGGCGTCGGTCGTTTCCACGGCGTGCTTTTTCATGTTGATGCCCGCATTGTTGACCAGCACATCGAGCGGACCGTGGGTCTCTTCAATATCGGCCACTAATTTAGGAATGGTACCTAACTCCGTAATATCATGGACGAAATAAACGGCTTGCGACCCCAATTTTTCGACCGCTTCCTGTAGAACGGACTCGCGCCGCCCGGTCAATACGACTTTGGCACCAGCCTGCACGAGACACTCGGCAATATGAAAACCAATGCCACTGCCGCCCCCCGTGACGAGGGCCAATTTGTTTTCGAGAGAAAAAACGGAAAGCGGTGAGGTACCTTCGGATGAAATAGAATCTGGCATTGAATAGCTATAGTTTTATTAAAATGATTTTTACCGCAATTGGTAGGTAGCCGTTATCTTCTTGATTTCTTCCAGCGTTCGTTCCGGTTTTTGGTAGGGCGCAGGAATGGGCATTTTGGAAAACTCCTGGAAATACAGCACGCAGGCATCGCGCCACCACAGGGCTTCGCGCCGCTGCGCCGCCAGCCGCCCGGCCACATCGGCAAAAAGTTCGGGATCGACTTCTGGTTTTACCGTAGCCCAATCTTTCTGCATCTGAGCCACTGATTGGGTACCTTCGTAGTAGCGGTGGCAGAGTTCGTCCCACAGGGTACGTCCCGTAGACAATTTTTTGTCCCAGGCCACATGATGAAACCACAGCAGGTAGGGTAGCGGGCAGGTGTCGGGATCGCCCCATTGCGCCTGTACTTCGGGAGCGTACTGCGCCAGCGCGTTGCTGCCCGTTTTGGTGCGGTCAAAGCCGATTCCGTCGGCCGCCGCGCGGTGGTAGTACACGGCGGTCCAGTCGGGACGGGCGCTTTTGGCCAGCCAGGGTTGGGGCCCAAAGTGCAGGCTCTCGCCCATGATGTGGTGTAGCCCCAGCGGCGTGGTAAAGTTCACGTAATTCTCGCGGGAATTGAGCAGCAAATCGGTGATGGTAGCAAGCGCTTTGGGTTCCTGGGTCAAAGTCATTTTAGTCCATTCCTGCGCGATGGCTTCCGAAGACAAGGTGTGATCCCAGGCCAGGCGACCGAAGGCATACCAATTGGCCTGGCTCATCGTATGACCTGTCCAGTTGCGGTCAGAACCCGTATTGGCTACGCCCGCCATCGCGGTTTTGTCGTACCTATGCAGGGTACCATCCACCACTTTCGCCACCGTCGAGCCTTTTCCTTTGATGTAGGTATCCGAATCCAGACATTCCTTAAAGAGCGGTGCCAGATACACGAAATTGGTAGAAAAGCCCAGGTACTCCTGCGTGATTTGGAATTCCATCGCCAGCGGCGTTTTGGGCATAGCGCCAAAAAGCGGCGAGAAAGGCTCACGAGGTTGAAAATCGATGGGGCCGTTCTTGACCTGCACCATCGCGTTAGGTTTGAAGGTACCATCCAGCGGTTTGAACTCTTCATAGGCCGTCTTGAAACGATCACCATTGGGGTCGGCTTTGTACACAAAAGCCCGCCAGATCACCACGCCCCCGAAAGGAGCCAGCGCCTCGGCCAGCATGTTGGCGCCGTCGGCATGGTTGCGCCCGTAGTCCTGTGGGCCGGGTTGCCCCTCGGAATTGGCCTTGACCAAAAACCCGCCGAAATCGGGAATGGCGGCATATATTTCTTTGGTCTTATCCGCCCACCACTGCCGTACTTTCGGGTCCAGCGGGTCGGAGGTACCTAGCCCACCCAGTATGCGGGGAGCCGCGAAATTGATCGACATGAATACCTTGATTCCGTAGGGCCGGAAGACATTGGCCAGGGCTTGTACCTTGGGCAGGTACTCGGGCGTAAGAAATCGCGCGCTGGCGTTGACATTATTGACCACCGTGCTGTTGATGCCGATGGAGGCGTTGGCGCGGGCGTAATCCATGTAGCGGGGATCAAGGTTTTCGGGCAATTCGAACCACTTCCACAGCGAAGCGCCCGCGTAGCCGCGCTCGATGCTGCCGTTGGTATTGTCCCAATGGTTGAGCATGCGGAGCTGGATTTTGGGGCTTGTCGTTTCGGCCAGTTCGCCTAGGGGTTGTCCGGTCTGAATATGCCGTAAAAAGGCGAAGCTACCGTACAGTACCCCTTTGTCGGTTTTGGCCGCAATGACAAAATCAGATCCTTTCTTATACAGATGGTACCCTTCGTCGTTGGCCAATTTCTCAGTCGGGTCGATTTTCAAAATGAT is from Salmonirosea aquatica and encodes:
- a CDS encoding sensor histidine kinase; translation: MNIKARLTMLFTLLVASIMLFFCVAIYFFYDQYREQQFFSYLTERATTIIRLLEDVNGITEAEIKQIEEANSAILLGEEITIYDSQDSVIFDSGKDLFPISKQILEQVRQGQEQQFRQGNREVVMLRHVHEVGEPRWVVVAYATDLIGLNKLNRLRDILALGWLLSLILVSGAGWIFSKDALRPVSEIIDQVNNISAGNLHDRLRVGNGKDELAQLSMTFNQMLSRLELAFTVQRSFVSHASHELRTPLAVMMGEVEVALMKERTGAAYQETLSRVLDEVKELSELVNNLLELARTDAGQTALRKVRADEILWQAQAHVTHKYPGYEVEIRYDQEPENEEQLLIRGDEGLLRTAFINLMENACKYSSNQQAVVRIEIESNRLLLHFQDQGVGIDAEHIPLLFDTFYRITTTQDRKGYGIGLALVKRILTLHKGTIEVTSQPGVGSDFKVILPLF
- a CDS encoding response regulator — translated: MKVLVVEDEPKLAGFIKRGLEEQAWEVDIAYDGRMGKAMANSNAYDVLVLDVNLPYLNGLDLAMLLRQDGLTTPILMLTALGTVEDKLQGFDSGADDYLVKPFEFREFIARLKVLARRGTRTDGPNHLLTVADLELNLDEKIARRGGKHIDLTAKEFALLEYLMRNRNRVVSRIDIAEKVWDIHFDTGTNVIDVYINFLRKKVDKEFSVRLIHTVVGMGYILKEE
- a CDS encoding sulfatase family protein; its protein translation is MPVKPSDGPFEKQSSTRPNAALPHIILFISDDHGYEDSGFAGAKVVRTPNLDALAKESLRFTHAFCNTPNCVPSRAVLNTGLMPARNGAHPNHSKINAGIKTLPVYMQTLGYQTILAGKDHVWPRSAYPYVYLKKRDQDYQVIDSVLAASAKPNQKPLFLVVATDNPHVPWPNLEGYDPKTVDLPPFMIDTDVTREVRAKYFTDVTDMDKTLGQCLASMKKYGYGDNTLFIYTTDNGPQWPHGKWNLYDQGIRVPMLVRWPGRVAPNATTDAMVPLLDILPTLLEASGGQVPDGLDGRSFLPVLLGQKNAHRDTIFTTYTADTRYGNFNYYPIRSIRTRGLKYIMNLEPDRTYTTHITNAKPQDGRDYWESWLEKAKTDPKAAKLVHDYQHRPAEELYDLDKDPYELTNLATNPANKSTMVKFRQAMVNWMEDQNDQDGLTRFFANIKYNPKANK
- a CDS encoding VPS10 domain-containing protein codes for the protein MQHFSRLSLCLLLSLTSLLVLGQKKAATPEKKPDAFSTETFSGLKFRSIGPAVTSGRISDFAINPQNNSEYYVATSAGGVWKTSNHGVTFRPLFDSQGSYSIGCVTLAPTNPSIVWVGSGENNNQRSVSYGDGIYKSEDAGKTWKNMGLKNSEHISEVIVHPTNPDIVYVGAYGPVWSEGGDRGVFKSTDGGATWTNVKSVSDYTGCNDLVMDPRDPNVLYAAFHQRMRKVYTYIGGGPESALYKSTDGGTTWKKLEGGLPGGDIGRIGLAISPVNPNVLYTVVEAPDDKGGIYRSMDQGASWEKRNPYFSSGNYYQEITCDPTNVDRIFITDTYYKVSQDGGKTVSNLGELNKHVDNHCIWIDPKDGDHLMVGCDGGVYESYDFAKTWDFKSNLPVTQFYKVATDNAYPFYGVHGGTQDNLSLGGPSRTTSANGITNADWYVTSIGDGFETQVDQSNSDLIYAQSQYGGLQRFDRKSGEYLSIRPVELEGQEAVRWNWDAPLLISQHSNSRLYSGSNRVYRTDDRGNSWTIISPDLSRQTDRNKMEVMGRVWSVDAIAKNGSTDIYGQLTTIAESKLDPDLLWVGTDDGLIQRTTDGGKNWQKFDNLPGVPKQTYVHQIIASLHDKNTAYVCFNNHRDSDFKPYVLKTTDSGKSWKAIQADLPARGSVYTIAEDHVDPDLLFVGTEFGVFFSNSGGQNWLQLKGGLPTAAVRDIEIQRRENDLVLATFGRGFYILDDYSLLRKLKKEELDQTARLFPIKKSLMYVERFPLGLRDKGHLGSSYFSTPNPPVGAVFTYYLKDDIKTLKDKRQEAEKTMLDRKQSVYYPSLDSLRLEDNQPDPYLLFTVKDQAGKVVRHLKAPAKKGLKRLVWDFRYGTPAPVQNRYTPQPDQLFGSAETGYLAPPGQYTVSLAKYEDGTLTELAGPVTFDCTLLDQSSLPLNPTENAAFNSKAAELRKAVTAASDLLRQMDTRLSAIGTAILDMPAPAKPLLETAYRLNQELQRLKTDLNGDDTRAQRQFETLPGIGSRIADFTSSMNSTLAPVTQTYKDSYTLAAKQFTALLEDMKKMDQEIGTLEKTLELNNAPYTPGRWPDWTGN
- a CDS encoding Gfo/Idh/MocA family protein, with translation MKGTHQNRRAFLKSTATGTAGIIAASMFPTIVPASVFGKNAPSNKIHIGQIGFGRISSGHDLPETMKNEVAHVMAVADLDKNRLAMGKKWIEKKYADKTGKENYVDVQMYDDYKELLARKDIDAVIISTPDHWHAQPAMEAAVAGKHVYMQKPTSLTIQEGRMLSDMVQKKGIKFQLGSQQRSMDPWPQFKRTCELVRNGRIGELKKVYIGLPGDPPGGNPNPMPVPPNLNYNMWLGSTPEVPYTLDRVHPQDSLSGRGGWLRLEQFGAGMITGWGSHHLDIAHWGMDTELTGPVEIDGFAAFPLPGSGLWDVHGSFLVLSKYANGVVMEIGGDNPNGIKFEGTDGWIFVSRGNVGVTASDPGMAESAKENEAFKASDKKILGSVIGPNEIHLYESPEQHRNWLECIQNDKQTISHVEIAQRSCSACLLAHTAMKLGRKLKWDPKKEQFINDKEANAMLSRPQRAPYGTTYVKG
- a CDS encoding SDR family NAD(P)-dependent oxidoreductase — its product is MPDSISSEGTSPLSVFSLENKLALVTGGGSGIGFHIAECLVQAGAKVVLTGRRESVLQEAVEKLGSQAVYFVHDITELGTIPKLVADIEETHGPLDVLVNNAGINMKKHAVETTDADFDRILQTNLHAVFAITRECGKRMIERKSGSIIMITSMAALYGIDRVVAYSSSKSAVAGMVKALATEFSPHHVRINGIAPGFIETPMMLTAMNGDPARRDKAMDRTPMGTWGKPDDIGWAAVFLASNAAKFITGISLPVDGGNSIGF
- a CDS encoding alpha-glucuronidase family glycosyl hydrolase gives rise to the protein MKRSLQVILLVLGTCFGFSASADDGYRLWLKYDLIKNEAQRKQYAGAIKTIVSGPASPIMQSATAELQLGLQGLLGKSVAIQPTASGSAGNIILKIDPTEKLANDEGYHLYKKGSDFVIAAKTDKGVLYGSFAFLRHIQTGQPLGELAETTSPKIQLRMLNHWDNTNGSIERGYAGASLWKWFELPENLDPRYMDYARANASIGINSTVVNNVNASARFLTPEYLPKVQALANVFRPYGIKVFMSINFAAPRILGGLGTSDPLDPKVRQWWADKTKEIYAAIPDFGGFLVKANSEGQPGPQDYGRNHADGANMLAEALAPFGGVVIWRAFVYKADPNGDRFKTAYEEFKPLDGTFKPNAMVQVKNGPIDFQPREPFSPLFGAMPKTPLAMEFQITQEYLGFSTNFVYLAPLFKECLDSDTYIKGKGSTVAKVVDGTLHRYDKTAMAGVANTGSDRNWTGHTMSQANWYAFGRLAWDHTLSSEAIAQEWTKMTLTQEPKALATITDLLLNSRENYVNFTTPLGLHHIMGESLHFGPQPWLAKSARPDWTAVYYHRAAADGIGFDRTKTGSNALAQYAPEVQAQWGDPDTCPLPYLLWFHHVAWDKKLSTGRTLWDELCHRYYEGTQSVAQMQKDWATVKPEVDPELFADVAGRLAAQRREALWWRDACVLYFQEFSKMPIPAPYQKPERTLEEIKKITATYQLR